ATGGATCGATGAAGACGATAGAGCCCCCTTCTTGGTTATCGACCGACGGTTTGCCAAAATCAACGGCGCGAATCCACGCCGCGAGCCGATGCCACCACTTCTCGGGGTCAAATCAATAGTGATAGCCCGAAATGCAGCAGGCCGCAGCAAGGTTCAACTCATCATCGGGACTTTGGCGGGCCGCATTCGTAGTGAATAATGAGGTATGCGAACAACCTCACGAATACAATTACGCAGAATACTCGAATTGGCGAAATCGCCTGTCTTGGCTATCATGTCGTGCATTCAGTTCCTGCTTCAATATTTGCGGGCTTTTTGCAAGGATCACGAATATTAGATCGGGCGATTTAACGATCGGTTCTATAGGCCGAAAGCGGCTCAAGGAACATCGTGCTAGCTAAAATCGCCAAGCTCCAAACGCGGTATTAAACCGACGCCGAGATTTCAAGGAAGATTATATGGCGCGTGGATTCCGATTTTTTCTTTACAGCCAGCACTTGGCAGGCATTGGACATTTTGTCCGGACCAGCGAAATCGCTAAATCGCTGGCCCGACGCCATGAGGTGTATCTTGTCGACGGGGGACGACCCGTGCCGCACGAGATAACTTCGGCCAAGGTAACAGTGCTTTCGTTGCCCCGCATCTGTCGTGGTGAACGCGGAATTGCCGCCTTTGATTCCGACGTGTCGGTTCCTGTGGTTATGGAAAAGCGGCTACAAATTCTCAAGGCCGCGATAGAGCTGTTTCGGCCCCACGTGATCACGATCGAACATTTTCCGTTCCGAAGATGGGAGTTGTTTTCTGAGATTGTCCCCTTGATTGTGCATGCGCGGATCATCGACAAACGGGTAAAAATTGTCGGCTCATTTCGCGATATTCCGGGAAGCTCTCGCTTCGATCCAGAGACCAAACAACACGAAAGCGAAGTCTTGCAAGTCCTTGATGAGTACTTCGACAAATTGCTAGTGCATTCCGACCCACGAGTGATGCGGTTAGAAGAGCAGATCGCTGTGGCTGGCAAATTCAATATTCCGCTGGAGTATACCGGGTATGTTTCGCAGCGCGGAGACGCCCAACAGCGTAATCGAAACAAGAGACGGGTGGATCAGCGCCGCGGAACTGTGATTGTCAGCGCGGGCGGTACAGGAAACATGGCCTTGCTGAA
The DNA window shown above is from Pirellulales bacterium and carries:
- a CDS encoding glycosyltransferase; this translates as MARGFRFFLYSQHLAGIGHFVRTSEIAKSLARRHEVYLVDGGRPVPHEITSAKVTVLSLPRICRGERGIAAFDSDVSVPVVMEKRLQILKAAIELFRPHVITIEHFPFRRWELFSEIVPLIVHARIIDKRVKIVGSFRDIPGSSRFDPETKQHESEVLQVLDEYFDKLLVHSDPRVMRLEEQIAVAGKFNIPLEYTGYVSQRGDAQQRNRNKRRVDQRRGTVIVSAGGTGNMALLNCAIDCWKLLVSRKAVGDRMLQVFLPLSSHAQDVAALQRRVADNTSIRLLPYSSDFLNCMRTADLSISHAGYNTCTNVLETRCRSILVPNLQMSDQGQRARRFAKRGLATTIDPADLTAERLATTVVEQLQKPTLQHDINLDGARITSDILEQICAEEPAAAQHLEGAQAIQAA